The following proteins come from a genomic window of Microbacterium lemovicicum:
- a CDS encoding glycine betaine ABC transporter substrate-binding protein, giving the protein MNTRHLTGTVALGAVAALALAGCASGNAAAGGSGDAGDKGTITLGFLPSWTDGLSTAYLLENRLEGLGYTVEMQTLTEAGPLYTGLAQGDIDIYPSAWPELTHASYMEKYGDSIEDLGAYYDDAKLTIAVPDYVDIDSIDQLAGQADRFGGRIIGIEPGAGLTKQTQESMLPGYGLDGEYELVTSSTAAMLTELDNAITAQKDIAVTLWRPFWANDAYDVKDLADPDGRMGEPEALHFLGREGLGEEYPDIAELIAGIRLDDEQYGALEDLVVNEYGEGREAEAVQAWLEQYPDVIS; this is encoded by the coding sequence ATGAACACGCGACACCTCACCGGAACCGTGGCGCTCGGCGCCGTGGCGGCACTGGCCCTCGCCGGCTGCGCGAGCGGCAATGCCGCGGCGGGCGGCTCGGGCGACGCCGGGGACAAGGGCACGATCACGCTCGGGTTCCTGCCCTCGTGGACCGATGGCCTCAGCACCGCCTACCTGCTGGAGAACAGGCTCGAAGGCCTGGGCTACACGGTCGAGATGCAGACCCTCACCGAGGCGGGGCCGCTGTACACGGGTCTGGCCCAGGGCGACATCGACATCTACCCGTCGGCGTGGCCGGAGCTCACGCACGCTTCCTACATGGAGAAGTACGGCGACTCGATCGAGGATCTCGGCGCGTACTACGACGACGCCAAGCTCACCATCGCGGTGCCCGACTACGTCGACATCGACTCCATCGATCAGCTCGCCGGGCAGGCCGATCGCTTCGGCGGCCGGATCATCGGCATCGAGCCGGGCGCGGGGCTGACGAAGCAGACGCAGGAGAGCATGCTGCCCGGATACGGGCTGGACGGCGAATACGAGCTCGTCACGTCCTCGACGGCGGCCATGCTCACCGAGCTCGACAACGCCATCACCGCACAGAAGGACATCGCCGTGACCCTGTGGCGTCCGTTCTGGGCCAACGACGCGTACGACGTGAAGGACCTCGCCGACCCGGACGGCCGCATGGGCGAGCCCGAGGCGCTGCATTTCCTCGGCCGCGAGGGACTGGGCGAGGAGTACCCCGACATCGCGGAGCTCATCGCCGGCATCCGCCTGGACGACGAGCAGTACGGAGCGCTCGAGGACCTCGTCGTGAACGAGTACGGAGAGGGCCGTGAAGCCGAGGCCGTGCAGGCGTGGCTCGAGCAGTATCCCGACGTCATCTCCTGA
- a CDS encoding DUF2256 and DUF3253 domain-containing protein produces MARSRGATAVPPPKTCASCGREMQWRRKWASNWDEVRYCSDACRRRGVGSVDERLTASIRELLATRAQDATICPSEAARAVGGEEWRDLMEPARRAARRLVAEGEVEITQRGTVVDPSTAKGPIRIRRAR; encoded by the coding sequence ATGGCACGCTCCCGGGGTGCGACGGCGGTCCCGCCGCCCAAGACGTGCGCCTCGTGCGGGCGCGAGATGCAGTGGCGCAGGAAGTGGGCGTCGAACTGGGACGAGGTGCGCTACTGCTCCGACGCCTGCCGGCGCCGGGGGGTGGGCAGCGTCGACGAGCGTCTGACCGCGTCGATCCGCGAGCTCCTGGCCACGCGCGCCCAGGATGCCACGATCTGCCCGTCGGAGGCGGCACGCGCCGTCGGCGGCGAGGAGTGGCGCGACCTGATGGAGCCCGCCCGTCGCGCCGCGCGGCGGCTCGTCGCGGAGGGCGAGGTCGAGATCACGCAGCGCGGCACGGTGGTCGACCCGTCGACCGCGAAGGGCCCGATCCGCATCCGTCGCGCACGCTGA